The proteins below come from a single Mya arenaria isolate MELC-2E11 chromosome 6, ASM2691426v1 genomic window:
- the LOC128237086 gene encoding uncharacterized protein LOC128237086 isoform X1, which yields MTVVLPDVFAVLNQSGEPKEIDSSITMCVLELLSQKLIPSEDKQQDDSVRKSLPLKLTNIQHVVENADIRTRKMEFDESVKTLPERKELLSVVDFPSPSAELYLDVSGQNISKAVSLQLREQFFEQYTIDEAVKKVKTGIQQETPTEEYTVDEPGEKLKAILDKDEKHIETFTIDESGQHVKAVKPRESMEMYSTSASESKKKQLSYYCEPCLQDKGKVQHVVKCKDCDEMLCSDCARVHRNSKMSRDHIMIGKIYHIRYFAIVSED from the exons ATGACAGTCGTCCTTCCGGATGTGTTTGCTGTTTTAAATCAATCAG gtgAACCTAAAGAGATTGACTCTAGCATTACAATGTGCGTATTGGAATTGTTGAGCCAAAAGTTGATTCCATCAGAAGACAAACAACAGGACGATAGTGTTCGCAAGAGTCTTCCATTGAAGTTGACGAATATTCAGCATgttgtagaaaatgcaga TATTCGAACCCGGAAAATGGAATTTGATGAATCTGTAAAGACTTTACCTGAAAGGAAAGAGCTATTATCTGTAGTGGATTTTCCTTCGCCTTCTGCGGAATTATATTTGGATGTATCTGGACAAAATATTTCGAAGGCTGTGTCGTTGCAACTTCGTGAACAATTTTTTGAGCAATATACTATTGACGAAGCtgtaaaaaaggttaaaactgGGATACAGCAAGAAACGCCCACTGAGGAATATACTGTTGACGAACCAGGGGAGAAGCTTAAGGCCATATTGGATAAAGATGAAAAGCACATCGAAACGTTTACGATTGACGAATCTGGACAACATGTTAAAGCTGTGAAGCCTAGAGAGTCGATGGAGATGTATTCGACCAGTGCGTCTGAATCGAAGAAAAAACAACTCAGCTATTATTGTGAGCCATGTTTACAAGATAAAGGTAAAGTTCAACACGTGGTTAAATGCAAAGACTGCGATGAGATGCTTTGCTCTGATTGTGCCCGAGTTCATAGAAATTCGAAGATGTCTAGAGATCACATTATGATAGGTAAGATATATCATATTCGATATTTCGCGATTGTTAGCGAAGATTGA
- the LOC128237086 gene encoding uncharacterized protein LOC128237086 isoform X2, whose translation MTVVLPDVFAVLNQSGEPKEIDSSITMCVLELLSQKLIPSEDKQQDDSVRKSLPLKLTNIQHVVENADIRTRKMEFDESVKTLPERKELLSVVDFPSPSAELYLDVSGQNISKAVSLQLREQFFEQYTIDEAVKKVKTGIQQETPTEEYTVDEPGEKLKAILDKDEKHIETFTIDESGQHVKAVKPRESMEMYSTSASESKKKQLSYYCEPCLQDKGKVQHVVKCKDCDEMLCSDCARVHRNSKMSRDHIMIEN comes from the exons ATGACAGTCGTCCTTCCGGATGTGTTTGCTGTTTTAAATCAATCAG gtgAACCTAAAGAGATTGACTCTAGCATTACAATGTGCGTATTGGAATTGTTGAGCCAAAAGTTGATTCCATCAGAAGACAAACAACAGGACGATAGTGTTCGCAAGAGTCTTCCATTGAAGTTGACGAATATTCAGCATgttgtagaaaatgcaga TATTCGAACCCGGAAAATGGAATTTGATGAATCTGTAAAGACTTTACCTGAAAGGAAAGAGCTATTATCTGTAGTGGATTTTCCTTCGCCTTCTGCGGAATTATATTTGGATGTATCTGGACAAAATATTTCGAAGGCTGTGTCGTTGCAACTTCGTGAACAATTTTTTGAGCAATATACTATTGACGAAGCtgtaaaaaaggttaaaactgGGATACAGCAAGAAACGCCCACTGAGGAATATACTGTTGACGAACCAGGGGAGAAGCTTAAGGCCATATTGGATAAAGATGAAAAGCACATCGAAACGTTTACGATTGACGAATCTGGACAACATGTTAAAGCTGTGAAGCCTAGAGAGTCGATGGAGATGTATTCGACCAGTGCGTCTGAATCGAAGAAAAAACAACTCAGCTATTATTGTGAGCCATGTTTACAAGATAAAGGTAAAGTTCAACACGTGGTTAAATGCAAAGACTGCGATGAGATGCTTTGCTCTGATTGTGCCCGAGTTCATAGAAATTCGAAGATGTCTAGAGATCACATTATGATAG aaaactgA